In a genomic window of Polypterus senegalus isolate Bchr_013 chromosome 13, ASM1683550v1, whole genome shotgun sequence:
- the LOC120543043 gene encoding guanine nucleotide-binding protein G(I)/G(S)/G(O) subunit gamma-13-like, producing the protein MDEMDVPQMKKEVESLEYQLAFKREMSSKTIPDLVKWIEERVPQDPFLNQELMKNNPWVEKGKCSIL; encoded by the exons ATGGATGAGATGGATGTGCCACAGATGAAGAAGGAGGTGGAAAGCCTAGAGTATCAGCTAGCCTTCAAGAGAGAGATGTCTTCCAAGACCATCCCAGA CCTGGTGAAGTGGATTGAAGAGCGTGTGCCACAAGATCCATTCCTGAACCAAGAGCTCATGAAGAATAATCCCTGGGTGGAGAAGGGGAAGTGTTCTATTCTTTAG